One Camarhynchus parvulus chromosome 26, STF_HiC, whole genome shotgun sequence genomic window carries:
- the FANCE gene encoding Fanconi anemia group E protein isoform X6 — translation MEPRCRPWLQRCPRPCRLLLHALSSGPAGATAALRALQRGRPQQGPGLPFPWPALSAALCAEEPSLEGPQDALAVKPRLLLLPVLCQRNLFSLLLVVQDAVPRDCLRQLLQALQQDSRVDPWVQALGDLLQQGPRAEESSPRPTALSAACQQQLRGLCQKIAQKKPEGQRKLSWCFSKQAGAPESVPRGGKRKEVSGESLELGSDREGKEEVACEPQECGDVAEVEEEVPEEPPGDTRAQSTEKAAQDSSQQDAAGEPRRISQTELAAEVQSFVQVHGQGLKMLLLQESSHPELHPPSKLSILNSCTPSQLEGLCSFLQLSTCPEPSLGRFCSWLLPLSPALSHTSAAILAQQLFLRRVLALTQPPSRHLMAALTSFCSKYSHPLCRVLVAAVLQGPGEGAEQTKLLCELVEECLEPHSVQLVLSQVLEVPLSEKLLPVLQAVLGRQEVLPPELLDLLVLTLCQQAPAFATSLNFARLVTAVLTAYQSQVSPAHRSSLAAVLDRSTAALKKSLQAVLEGAR, via the exons ATGGAGCCGCGGTGCCGGCCCTGGCTGCAGCGCTGTCCCCGGCCGTGCCGCCTCCTGCTGCACGCCCTGAGCTCCGGCCCCGCGGGGGCCACGGCCGCGCTGCGGGCGCTGCAGCGGGGCCGGCCCCAGCAGGGACCGGGGCTGCCGTTCCCCTGGCCGGCTCTCAGCGCAGCCCTGTGCGCCGAGGAGCCCTCGCTGGAGGGCCCACAGGACGCCCTGGCCGT caagccgcggctgctgctgctgcccgtTCTGTGCCAGAGGAacctcttctccctgctcctggtggtGCAGGATGCAGTGCCACGGGACTGCCTTcgccagctgctccaggccttGCAGCAGGATTCCCGCGTGGATCCCTGGGTGCAGGCACTGGGggatctgctccagcagggaccACGGGCAGAGGAGAGCTCCCCACGTCCCACTGCCCTGTCTGCTGCGTGCCAGCAGCAGCTTAGGGGCCTGTGCCAGAAAATTGCCCAGAAGAAACCAGAGGGACAAAGAAAACTGAGCTGGTGCTTCAGCAAGCAGGCTGGTGCCCCTGAGTCTGTGCCTCGAGGTGGGAAGCGTAAGGAAGTGTCAGGGGAGAGCCTGGAGTTGGGCAGTGacagagaggggaaggaggaggtggcaTGTGAGCCCCAGGAATGTGGAGATGTGGCAGAGGTGGAAGAGGAGGTGCCTGAGGAGCCTCCAGGGGACACACGtgctcagagcacagagaaggctgctcaggacagctcccagcaggatgcAGCTGGGGAGCCCAGGAGGATTTCCCagacagagctggcagcagaggtCCAATCCTTTGTCCAG GTGCATGGGCAGGGGctgaagatgctgctgctgcaggagtcCAGT CACCCGGAGCTGCACCCCCCCTCCAAGCTGAGCATCCTGAACTCCTGCACGCCCAGCCAG ctcgaggggctgtgctccttcctgcagctctccacgTGCCCCGAGCCCTCCCTGGGGCGTTtctgcagctggctgctgcctctgagcccGGCCCTCAGCCACACCAGCGCAGccatcctggcacagcagctcttcctcaggCGG gtgctggcCCTGACCCAGCCGCCTTCCCGACACCTCATGGCTGCCCTGACTTCGTTTTGCTCCAAGTATTCCCATCCCCTGTGCCgtgtgctggtggctgcagtgctgcaggggccAGGGGAAg gtgctgagcagaccaagctgctgtgtgagctggTGGAGGAGTGCCTGGAGCCCCACTCtgtgcagctggtgctgag CCAAGTCCTGGAGGTGCCTTTGTCAGAGAagctcctgccagtgctgcaggccGTGCTGGGGCGGCAG GAGGTGCTgccccctgagctcctggaTCTGCTGGTGCTCACTCTGTGCCAGCAGGCTCCAGCCTTTGCCACGTCGCTGAACTTCGCCAGGCTGGTGACGGCCGTGCTCACGGCGTACCAGAGCCAG GTCAGCCCAGctcacaggagcagcctggctgctgtcctggACCGGAGCACTGCGGCGCTGAAGAaatccctgcaggctgtgctggaagggGCCAG GTGA
- the FANCE gene encoding Fanconi anemia group E protein isoform X3: protein MEPRCRPWLQRCPRPCRLLLHALSSGPAGATAALRALQRGRPQQGPGLPFPWPALSAALCAEEPSLEGPQDALAVKPRLLLLPVLCQRNLFSLLLVVQDAVPRDCLRQLLQALQQDSRVDPWVQALGDLLQQGPRAEESSPRPTALSAACQQQLRGLCQKIAQKKPEGQRKLSWCFSKQAGAPESVPRGGKRKEVSGESLELGSDREGKEEVACEPQECGDVAEVEEEVPEEPPGDTRAQSTEKAAQDSSQQDAAGEPRRISQTELAAEVQSFVQVHGQGLKMLLLQESSHPELHPPSKLSILNSCTPSQLEGLCSFLQLSTCPEPSLGRFCSWLLPLSPALSHTSAAILAQQLFLRRVRAMAVEIPAPRSPLRCPQLLPLCPQVLALTQPPSRHLMAALTSFCSKYSHPLCRVLVAAVLQGPGEGAEQTKLLCELVEECLEPHSVQLVLSQVLEVPLSEKLLPVLQAVLGRQVRSPPCPTGVLGDSSSAGARTHPPWLPLGLFQEVLPPELLDLLVLTLCQQAPAFATSLNFARLVTAVLTAYQSQVSPAHRSSLAAVLDRSTAALKKSLQAVLEGAR, encoded by the exons ATGGAGCCGCGGTGCCGGCCCTGGCTGCAGCGCTGTCCCCGGCCGTGCCGCCTCCTGCTGCACGCCCTGAGCTCCGGCCCCGCGGGGGCCACGGCCGCGCTGCGGGCGCTGCAGCGGGGCCGGCCCCAGCAGGGACCGGGGCTGCCGTTCCCCTGGCCGGCTCTCAGCGCAGCCCTGTGCGCCGAGGAGCCCTCGCTGGAGGGCCCACAGGACGCCCTGGCCGT caagccgcggctgctgctgctgcccgtTCTGTGCCAGAGGAacctcttctccctgctcctggtggtGCAGGATGCAGTGCCACGGGACTGCCTTcgccagctgctccaggccttGCAGCAGGATTCCCGCGTGGATCCCTGGGTGCAGGCACTGGGggatctgctccagcagggaccACGGGCAGAGGAGAGCTCCCCACGTCCCACTGCCCTGTCTGCTGCGTGCCAGCAGCAGCTTAGGGGCCTGTGCCAGAAAATTGCCCAGAAGAAACCAGAGGGACAAAGAAAACTGAGCTGGTGCTTCAGCAAGCAGGCTGGTGCCCCTGAGTCTGTGCCTCGAGGTGGGAAGCGTAAGGAAGTGTCAGGGGAGAGCCTGGAGTTGGGCAGTGacagagaggggaaggaggaggtggcaTGTGAGCCCCAGGAATGTGGAGATGTGGCAGAGGTGGAAGAGGAGGTGCCTGAGGAGCCTCCAGGGGACACACGtgctcagagcacagagaaggctgctcaggacagctcccagcaggatgcAGCTGGGGAGCCCAGGAGGATTTCCCagacagagctggcagcagaggtCCAATCCTTTGTCCAG GTGCATGGGCAGGGGctgaagatgctgctgctgcaggagtcCAGT CACCCGGAGCTGCACCCCCCCTCCAAGCTGAGCATCCTGAACTCCTGCACGCCCAGCCAG ctcgaggggctgtgctccttcctgcagctctccacgTGCCCCGAGCCCTCCCTGGGGCGTTtctgcagctggctgctgcctctgagcccGGCCCTCAGCCACACCAGCGCAGccatcctggcacagcagctcttcctcaggCGGGTACGTGCCATGGCAGTGGAGATTCCTGCTCCCCGTTCCCCTCTccgctgtccccagctcctgcctttgtgtccccaggtgctggcCCTGACCCAGCCGCCTTCCCGACACCTCATGGCTGCCCTGACTTCGTTTTGCTCCAAGTATTCCCATCCCCTGTGCCgtgtgctggtggctgcagtgctgcaggggccAGGGGAAg gtgctgagcagaccaagctgctgtgtgagctggTGGAGGAGTGCCTGGAGCCCCACTCtgtgcagctggtgctgag CCAAGTCCTGGAGGTGCCTTTGTCAGAGAagctcctgccagtgctgcaggccGTGCTGGGGCGGCAGGTGAGGAGCCCACCTTGTCCCACGGGTGTCCTTGGTgactccagcagtgctggagcaagGACCCACCCTCCTTGGCTGCCCCTGGGCCTTTTCCAGGAGGTGCTgccccctgagctcctggaTCTGCTGGTGCTCACTCTGTGCCAGCAGGCTCCAGCCTTTGCCACGTCGCTGAACTTCGCCAGGCTGGTGACGGCCGTGCTCACGGCGTACCAGAGCCAG GTCAGCCCAGctcacaggagcagcctggctgctgtcctggACCGGAGCACTGCGGCGCTGAAGAaatccctgcaggctgtgctggaagggGCCAG GTGA
- the FANCE gene encoding Fanconi anemia group E protein isoform X2, with protein sequence MEPRCRPWLQRCPRPCRLLLHALSSGPAGATAALRALQRGRPQQGPGLPFPWPALSAALCAEEPSLEGPQDALAVKPRLLLLPVLCQRNLFSLLLVVQDAVPRDCLRQLLQALQQDSRVDPWVQALGDLLQQGPRAEESSPRPTALSAACQQQLRGLCQKIAQKKPEGQRKLSWCFSKQAGAPESVPRGGKRKEVSGESLELGSDREGKEEVACEPQECGDVAEVEEEVPEEPPGDTRAQSTEKAAQDSSQQDAAGEPRRISQTELAAEVQSFVQVLGRVCCPLAAPGSLYSLIPIPSSHFPQVHGQGLKMLLLQESSHPELHPPSKLSILNSCTPSQLEGLCSFLQLSTCPEPSLGRFCSWLLPLSPALSHTSAAILAQQLFLRRVLALTQPPSRHLMAALTSFCSKYSHPLCRVLVAAVLQGPGEGAEQTKLLCELVEECLEPHSVQLVLSQVLEVPLSEKLLPVLQAVLGRQVRSPPCPTGVLGDSSSAGARTHPPWLPLGLFQEVLPPELLDLLVLTLCQQAPAFATSLNFARLVTAVLTAYQSQVSPAHRSSLAAVLDRSTAALKKSLQAVLEGAR encoded by the exons ATGGAGCCGCGGTGCCGGCCCTGGCTGCAGCGCTGTCCCCGGCCGTGCCGCCTCCTGCTGCACGCCCTGAGCTCCGGCCCCGCGGGGGCCACGGCCGCGCTGCGGGCGCTGCAGCGGGGCCGGCCCCAGCAGGGACCGGGGCTGCCGTTCCCCTGGCCGGCTCTCAGCGCAGCCCTGTGCGCCGAGGAGCCCTCGCTGGAGGGCCCACAGGACGCCCTGGCCGT caagccgcggctgctgctgctgcccgtTCTGTGCCAGAGGAacctcttctccctgctcctggtggtGCAGGATGCAGTGCCACGGGACTGCCTTcgccagctgctccaggccttGCAGCAGGATTCCCGCGTGGATCCCTGGGTGCAGGCACTGGGggatctgctccagcagggaccACGGGCAGAGGAGAGCTCCCCACGTCCCACTGCCCTGTCTGCTGCGTGCCAGCAGCAGCTTAGGGGCCTGTGCCAGAAAATTGCCCAGAAGAAACCAGAGGGACAAAGAAAACTGAGCTGGTGCTTCAGCAAGCAGGCTGGTGCCCCTGAGTCTGTGCCTCGAGGTGGGAAGCGTAAGGAAGTGTCAGGGGAGAGCCTGGAGTTGGGCAGTGacagagaggggaaggaggaggtggcaTGTGAGCCCCAGGAATGTGGAGATGTGGCAGAGGTGGAAGAGGAGGTGCCTGAGGAGCCTCCAGGGGACACACGtgctcagagcacagagaaggctgctcaggacagctcccagcaggatgcAGCTGGGGAGCCCAGGAGGATTTCCCagacagagctggcagcagaggtCCAATCCTTTGTCCAGGTACTGGGTAGGGTTTGCTGTCCCcttgcagccccagggagcctTTACAGCCTGATTCCCATTCCTTCATCTCATTTCCCTCAGGTGCATGGGCAGGGGctgaagatgctgctgctgcaggagtcCAGT CACCCGGAGCTGCACCCCCCCTCCAAGCTGAGCATCCTGAACTCCTGCACGCCCAGCCAG ctcgaggggctgtgctccttcctgcagctctccacgTGCCCCGAGCCCTCCCTGGGGCGTTtctgcagctggctgctgcctctgagcccGGCCCTCAGCCACACCAGCGCAGccatcctggcacagcagctcttcctcaggCGG gtgctggcCCTGACCCAGCCGCCTTCCCGACACCTCATGGCTGCCCTGACTTCGTTTTGCTCCAAGTATTCCCATCCCCTGTGCCgtgtgctggtggctgcagtgctgcaggggccAGGGGAAg gtgctgagcagaccaagctgctgtgtgagctggTGGAGGAGTGCCTGGAGCCCCACTCtgtgcagctggtgctgag CCAAGTCCTGGAGGTGCCTTTGTCAGAGAagctcctgccagtgctgcaggccGTGCTGGGGCGGCAGGTGAGGAGCCCACCTTGTCCCACGGGTGTCCTTGGTgactccagcagtgctggagcaagGACCCACCCTCCTTGGCTGCCCCTGGGCCTTTTCCAGGAGGTGCTgccccctgagctcctggaTCTGCTGGTGCTCACTCTGTGCCAGCAGGCTCCAGCCTTTGCCACGTCGCTGAACTTCGCCAGGCTGGTGACGGCCGTGCTCACGGCGTACCAGAGCCAG GTCAGCCCAGctcacaggagcagcctggctgctgtcctggACCGGAGCACTGCGGCGCTGAAGAaatccctgcaggctgtgctggaagggGCCAG GTGA
- the FANCE gene encoding Fanconi anemia group E protein isoform X5: MEPRCRPWLQRCPRPCRLLLHALSSGPAGATAALRALQRGRPQQGPGLPFPWPALSAALCAEEPSLEGPQDALAVKPRLLLLPVLCQRNLFSLLLVVQDAVPRDCLRQLLQALQQDSRVDPWVQALGDLLQQGPRAEESSPRPTALSAACQQQLRGLCQKIAQKKPEGQRKLSWCFSKQAGAPESVPRGGKRKEVSGESLELGSDREGKEEVACEPQECGDVAEVEEEVPEEPPGDTRAQSTEKAAQDSSQQDAAGEPRRISQTELAAEVQSFVQVLGRVCCPLAAPGSLYSLIPIPSSHFPQVHGQGLKMLLLQESSHPELHPPSKLSILNSCTPSQLEGLCSFLQLSTCPEPSLGRFCSWLLPLSPALSHTSAAILAQQLFLRRVRAMAVEIPAPRSPLRCPQLLPLCPQVLALTQPPSRHLMAALTSFCSKYSHPLCRVLVAAVLQGPGEGAEQTKLLCELVEECLEPHSVQLVLSQVLEVPLSEKLLPVLQAVLGRQAPAFATSLNFARLVTAVLTAYQSQVSPAHRSSLAAVLDRSTAALKKSLQAVLEGAR, encoded by the exons ATGGAGCCGCGGTGCCGGCCCTGGCTGCAGCGCTGTCCCCGGCCGTGCCGCCTCCTGCTGCACGCCCTGAGCTCCGGCCCCGCGGGGGCCACGGCCGCGCTGCGGGCGCTGCAGCGGGGCCGGCCCCAGCAGGGACCGGGGCTGCCGTTCCCCTGGCCGGCTCTCAGCGCAGCCCTGTGCGCCGAGGAGCCCTCGCTGGAGGGCCCACAGGACGCCCTGGCCGT caagccgcggctgctgctgctgcccgtTCTGTGCCAGAGGAacctcttctccctgctcctggtggtGCAGGATGCAGTGCCACGGGACTGCCTTcgccagctgctccaggccttGCAGCAGGATTCCCGCGTGGATCCCTGGGTGCAGGCACTGGGggatctgctccagcagggaccACGGGCAGAGGAGAGCTCCCCACGTCCCACTGCCCTGTCTGCTGCGTGCCAGCAGCAGCTTAGGGGCCTGTGCCAGAAAATTGCCCAGAAGAAACCAGAGGGACAAAGAAAACTGAGCTGGTGCTTCAGCAAGCAGGCTGGTGCCCCTGAGTCTGTGCCTCGAGGTGGGAAGCGTAAGGAAGTGTCAGGGGAGAGCCTGGAGTTGGGCAGTGacagagaggggaaggaggaggtggcaTGTGAGCCCCAGGAATGTGGAGATGTGGCAGAGGTGGAAGAGGAGGTGCCTGAGGAGCCTCCAGGGGACACACGtgctcagagcacagagaaggctgctcaggacagctcccagcaggatgcAGCTGGGGAGCCCAGGAGGATTTCCCagacagagctggcagcagaggtCCAATCCTTTGTCCAGGTACTGGGTAGGGTTTGCTGTCCCcttgcagccccagggagcctTTACAGCCTGATTCCCATTCCTTCATCTCATTTCCCTCAGGTGCATGGGCAGGGGctgaagatgctgctgctgcaggagtcCAGT CACCCGGAGCTGCACCCCCCCTCCAAGCTGAGCATCCTGAACTCCTGCACGCCCAGCCAG ctcgaggggctgtgctccttcctgcagctctccacgTGCCCCGAGCCCTCCCTGGGGCGTTtctgcagctggctgctgcctctgagcccGGCCCTCAGCCACACCAGCGCAGccatcctggcacagcagctcttcctcaggCGGGTACGTGCCATGGCAGTGGAGATTCCTGCTCCCCGTTCCCCTCTccgctgtccccagctcctgcctttgtgtccccaggtgctggcCCTGACCCAGCCGCCTTCCCGACACCTCATGGCTGCCCTGACTTCGTTTTGCTCCAAGTATTCCCATCCCCTGTGCCgtgtgctggtggctgcagtgctgcaggggccAGGGGAAg gtgctgagcagaccaagctgctgtgtgagctggTGGAGGAGTGCCTGGAGCCCCACTCtgtgcagctggtgctgag CCAAGTCCTGGAGGTGCCTTTGTCAGAGAagctcctgccagtgctgcaggccGTGCTGGGGCGGCAG GCTCCAGCCTTTGCCACGTCGCTGAACTTCGCCAGGCTGGTGACGGCCGTGCTCACGGCGTACCAGAGCCAG GTCAGCCCAGctcacaggagcagcctggctgctgtcctggACCGGAGCACTGCGGCGCTGAAGAaatccctgcaggctgtgctggaagggGCCAG GTGA
- the FANCE gene encoding Fanconi anemia group E protein isoform X4 has product MEPRCRPWLQRCPRPCRLLLHALSSGPAGATAALRALQRGRPQQGPGLPFPWPALSAALCAEEPSLEGPQDALAVKPRLLLLPVLCQRNLFSLLLVVQDAVPRDCLRQLLQALQQDSRVDPWVQALGDLLQQGPRAEESSPRPTALSAACQQQLRGLCQKIAQKKPEGQRKLSWCFSKQAGAPESVPRGGKRKEVSGESLELGSDREGKEEVACEPQECGDVAEVEEEVPEEPPGDTRAQSTEKAAQDSSQQDAAGEPRRISQTELAAEVQSFVQVLGRVCCPLAAPGSLYSLIPIPSSHFPQVHGQGLKMLLLQESSHPELHPPSKLSILNSCTPSQLEGLCSFLQLSTCPEPSLGRFCSWLLPLSPALSHTSAAILAQQLFLRRVRAMAVEIPAPRSPLRCPQLLPLCPQVLALTQPPSRHLMAALTSFCSKYSHPLCRVLVAAVLQGPGEGAEQTKLLCELVEECLEPHSVQLVLSQVLEVPLSEKLLPVLQAVLGRQEVLPPELLDLLVLTLCQQAPAFATSLNFARLVTAVLTAYQSQVSPAHRSSLAAVLDRSTAALKKSLQAVLEGAR; this is encoded by the exons ATGGAGCCGCGGTGCCGGCCCTGGCTGCAGCGCTGTCCCCGGCCGTGCCGCCTCCTGCTGCACGCCCTGAGCTCCGGCCCCGCGGGGGCCACGGCCGCGCTGCGGGCGCTGCAGCGGGGCCGGCCCCAGCAGGGACCGGGGCTGCCGTTCCCCTGGCCGGCTCTCAGCGCAGCCCTGTGCGCCGAGGAGCCCTCGCTGGAGGGCCCACAGGACGCCCTGGCCGT caagccgcggctgctgctgctgcccgtTCTGTGCCAGAGGAacctcttctccctgctcctggtggtGCAGGATGCAGTGCCACGGGACTGCCTTcgccagctgctccaggccttGCAGCAGGATTCCCGCGTGGATCCCTGGGTGCAGGCACTGGGggatctgctccagcagggaccACGGGCAGAGGAGAGCTCCCCACGTCCCACTGCCCTGTCTGCTGCGTGCCAGCAGCAGCTTAGGGGCCTGTGCCAGAAAATTGCCCAGAAGAAACCAGAGGGACAAAGAAAACTGAGCTGGTGCTTCAGCAAGCAGGCTGGTGCCCCTGAGTCTGTGCCTCGAGGTGGGAAGCGTAAGGAAGTGTCAGGGGAGAGCCTGGAGTTGGGCAGTGacagagaggggaaggaggaggtggcaTGTGAGCCCCAGGAATGTGGAGATGTGGCAGAGGTGGAAGAGGAGGTGCCTGAGGAGCCTCCAGGGGACACACGtgctcagagcacagagaaggctgctcaggacagctcccagcaggatgcAGCTGGGGAGCCCAGGAGGATTTCCCagacagagctggcagcagaggtCCAATCCTTTGTCCAGGTACTGGGTAGGGTTTGCTGTCCCcttgcagccccagggagcctTTACAGCCTGATTCCCATTCCTTCATCTCATTTCCCTCAGGTGCATGGGCAGGGGctgaagatgctgctgctgcaggagtcCAGT CACCCGGAGCTGCACCCCCCCTCCAAGCTGAGCATCCTGAACTCCTGCACGCCCAGCCAG ctcgaggggctgtgctccttcctgcagctctccacgTGCCCCGAGCCCTCCCTGGGGCGTTtctgcagctggctgctgcctctgagcccGGCCCTCAGCCACACCAGCGCAGccatcctggcacagcagctcttcctcaggCGGGTACGTGCCATGGCAGTGGAGATTCCTGCTCCCCGTTCCCCTCTccgctgtccccagctcctgcctttgtgtccccaggtgctggcCCTGACCCAGCCGCCTTCCCGACACCTCATGGCTGCCCTGACTTCGTTTTGCTCCAAGTATTCCCATCCCCTGTGCCgtgtgctggtggctgcagtgctgcaggggccAGGGGAAg gtgctgagcagaccaagctgctgtgtgagctggTGGAGGAGTGCCTGGAGCCCCACTCtgtgcagctggtgctgag CCAAGTCCTGGAGGTGCCTTTGTCAGAGAagctcctgccagtgctgcaggccGTGCTGGGGCGGCAG GAGGTGCTgccccctgagctcctggaTCTGCTGGTGCTCACTCTGTGCCAGCAGGCTCCAGCCTTTGCCACGTCGCTGAACTTCGCCAGGCTGGTGACGGCCGTGCTCACGGCGTACCAGAGCCAG GTCAGCCCAGctcacaggagcagcctggctgctgtcctggACCGGAGCACTGCGGCGCTGAAGAaatccctgcaggctgtgctggaagggGCCAG GTGA
- the FANCE gene encoding Fanconi anemia group E protein isoform X1, which produces MEPRCRPWLQRCPRPCRLLLHALSSGPAGATAALRALQRGRPQQGPGLPFPWPALSAALCAEEPSLEGPQDALAVKPRLLLLPVLCQRNLFSLLLVVQDAVPRDCLRQLLQALQQDSRVDPWVQALGDLLQQGPRAEESSPRPTALSAACQQQLRGLCQKIAQKKPEGQRKLSWCFSKQAGAPESVPRGGKRKEVSGESLELGSDREGKEEVACEPQECGDVAEVEEEVPEEPPGDTRAQSTEKAAQDSSQQDAAGEPRRISQTELAAEVQSFVQVLGRVCCPLAAPGSLYSLIPIPSSHFPQVHGQGLKMLLLQESSHPELHPPSKLSILNSCTPSQLEGLCSFLQLSTCPEPSLGRFCSWLLPLSPALSHTSAAILAQQLFLRRVRAMAVEIPAPRSPLRCPQLLPLCPQVLALTQPPSRHLMAALTSFCSKYSHPLCRVLVAAVLQGPGEGAEQTKLLCELVEECLEPHSVQLVLSQVLEVPLSEKLLPVLQAVLGRQVRSPPCPTGVLGDSSSAGARTHPPWLPLGLFQEVLPPELLDLLVLTLCQQAPAFATSLNFARLVTAVLTAYQSQVSPAHRSSLAAVLDRSTAALKKSLQAVLEGAR; this is translated from the exons ATGGAGCCGCGGTGCCGGCCCTGGCTGCAGCGCTGTCCCCGGCCGTGCCGCCTCCTGCTGCACGCCCTGAGCTCCGGCCCCGCGGGGGCCACGGCCGCGCTGCGGGCGCTGCAGCGGGGCCGGCCCCAGCAGGGACCGGGGCTGCCGTTCCCCTGGCCGGCTCTCAGCGCAGCCCTGTGCGCCGAGGAGCCCTCGCTGGAGGGCCCACAGGACGCCCTGGCCGT caagccgcggctgctgctgctgcccgtTCTGTGCCAGAGGAacctcttctccctgctcctggtggtGCAGGATGCAGTGCCACGGGACTGCCTTcgccagctgctccaggccttGCAGCAGGATTCCCGCGTGGATCCCTGGGTGCAGGCACTGGGggatctgctccagcagggaccACGGGCAGAGGAGAGCTCCCCACGTCCCACTGCCCTGTCTGCTGCGTGCCAGCAGCAGCTTAGGGGCCTGTGCCAGAAAATTGCCCAGAAGAAACCAGAGGGACAAAGAAAACTGAGCTGGTGCTTCAGCAAGCAGGCTGGTGCCCCTGAGTCTGTGCCTCGAGGTGGGAAGCGTAAGGAAGTGTCAGGGGAGAGCCTGGAGTTGGGCAGTGacagagaggggaaggaggaggtggcaTGTGAGCCCCAGGAATGTGGAGATGTGGCAGAGGTGGAAGAGGAGGTGCCTGAGGAGCCTCCAGGGGACACACGtgctcagagcacagagaaggctgctcaggacagctcccagcaggatgcAGCTGGGGAGCCCAGGAGGATTTCCCagacagagctggcagcagaggtCCAATCCTTTGTCCAGGTACTGGGTAGGGTTTGCTGTCCCcttgcagccccagggagcctTTACAGCCTGATTCCCATTCCTTCATCTCATTTCCCTCAGGTGCATGGGCAGGGGctgaagatgctgctgctgcaggagtcCAGT CACCCGGAGCTGCACCCCCCCTCCAAGCTGAGCATCCTGAACTCCTGCACGCCCAGCCAG ctcgaggggctgtgctccttcctgcagctctccacgTGCCCCGAGCCCTCCCTGGGGCGTTtctgcagctggctgctgcctctgagcccGGCCCTCAGCCACACCAGCGCAGccatcctggcacagcagctcttcctcaggCGGGTACGTGCCATGGCAGTGGAGATTCCTGCTCCCCGTTCCCCTCTccgctgtccccagctcctgcctttgtgtccccaggtgctggcCCTGACCCAGCCGCCTTCCCGACACCTCATGGCTGCCCTGACTTCGTTTTGCTCCAAGTATTCCCATCCCCTGTGCCgtgtgctggtggctgcagtgctgcaggggccAGGGGAAg gtgctgagcagaccaagctgctgtgtgagctggTGGAGGAGTGCCTGGAGCCCCACTCtgtgcagctggtgctgag CCAAGTCCTGGAGGTGCCTTTGTCAGAGAagctcctgccagtgctgcaggccGTGCTGGGGCGGCAGGTGAGGAGCCCACCTTGTCCCACGGGTGTCCTTGGTgactccagcagtgctggagcaagGACCCACCCTCCTTGGCTGCCCCTGGGCCTTTTCCAGGAGGTGCTgccccctgagctcctggaTCTGCTGGTGCTCACTCTGTGCCAGCAGGCTCCAGCCTTTGCCACGTCGCTGAACTTCGCCAGGCTGGTGACGGCCGTGCTCACGGCGTACCAGAGCCAG GTCAGCCCAGctcacaggagcagcctggctgctgtcctggACCGGAGCACTGCGGCGCTGAAGAaatccctgcaggctgtgctggaagggGCCAG GTGA